CGTCTGATCCCGGCCTGATTTGTATGCAGTTTGTGCAGATACTGATAAGAGAGCCCAGAATACATGTTGAgttttaaaattaatttaatgATGATTTGCATGCCAGGAGTGCCCGCCGGGCCTGGGGAAATAACATGGCCGCTCTTCAAAAGGAGATCTGTACGCCGCGCGCAGCAAATTGTGTAGGATTGCGCTTTTTTTTGTGCAGGCAGGTAATTTGCTCCCTGACTAATCTGCAGAGATAGGGAGAAGTTCTGAAAAAGCACTTACACAAAGAACAAGCTCTGGCTTGGAGGCTCGTCAAAACCCGGGGAAATTAACACTGAGGTGTGATAGCTATAAAGCAGCTTCGACcgcctggaggagcaggaggatgtgtgtttgtgtgtgtgtctgtatgtgtgtgaaagagagagagagcgagagggggaggaagggagcatGTGTGAATACATGAGTATATTTTGATACATACTGTGAAAGCGTGTGTTTATGGTGAGAAGACGtggctgaaatgtgtttgtccaAATGAGCGATCCAGAAGGGGAAGGAAATGCAGTACTTCAAATGAACTCCAGTTACTAACAAGTACAGTCAAAAACTGCTGATGCATCCTAAAGTACAACCCCACAAAAGCCAGGACCGCTCTAATACCATATCTGTTTCGAACTCCCATCAAGAGCCAATTCATTTCCTTCATTGATCCCAAAGGAAACTCAAGTGCTATTGCCATGCCGATGAGCAGAGCAGCTACAACCACCGAAAACAGTTCCTGAGGCAACATATAGCCTAGGCCTACATTGTCAACAAGATCCATAAAAAACAATCCAATGATTATTTTTGAGTACAGTAGGCCTGGCATAATGAAGCCTGAGTGTTTGGTTTTGATTTCCTCAAAGGTTTCCTTTTTTGCTATGAGAAATGATACTGGCCTACAACAGCATGAGCTCAAATGGGAATGTGCATCTATAAACAGATTCCTCCACCGGTGTAAATAGCAAGCTGTCACTTTGTTTTTAATGAGTTACATGATACATTATTAATAACATGCCAAACAACTGGATCACTCAGGGCAGTTTTAACAGGCATAGCATCTGCTAAGACAGTCTGAACTATGTAAGGGGAAAAACATGGCAGACTGCAAGCTATGTACTTTTCACAAAAGGTACTGACAAAAAGCTTACAGGATTCCAATAAAGCTGAGTTTAGTCGATTCATCGACACTGAGACACACCAACATACCTCCCAAGACTGACATACACTCCAGATACACTCAGGCGTCATCTGTTGGGATCTGAGCCCAAcctgcaaaatagaaaaatcaAACAAAATCATTAGTCCTTGTTTGTAATTATTTAgtagtttgttgtttttttgtagtGCTATTCTCACCCACAAGTCTTtggggtacagtgtgtgtaaggATAGACTGGCAGGAGTCCAATCCTTCTTCATTTATCATGTATTAGCTTATTATCATTCACTAAATCCATCATTTGAGTAAGAGCGTTGAGGCATCAATACGTTAGCTTTAAGCCACATCACTTGTACAGGCAAAACAACTAGGCCTTTACATTTTCTCTTGCCCACAAGGaatatgtctgtctgtatatTGACACCCCTCATTTGAACTCCATCAAGAGCGCCCATAAGGCATACCAGCGACGGTGGGCTACACGAACACAAACACTTGAAAAACGTCTCTGATAGAAACGGAAGATGTGTAATTACGCGCAAATCTACCCAACATTATGTCAATACACCGAATCATTGTCTCACAACTTGGTGACAGAATTTGTCAGGAATTGTCCAATGTCCAAACAGCACATGCGTAAAATGCTCGTGCGCTTCAGCGCTGCAGCACCATCGATGCGACCGACCGCAAACAAAGTAACCCGCTTACCTGTAACATCTAGCTTGCAAAAACGAGCGTTtgcttctgtctctcctgcgATCTTGTTTCTTTGCGCGCCAAAGAGAAATGCAGCCTGCCAAGAGTAGACAAAGAATCAAACACCGTCTATTTGCGCTCCGGAGTGTCCCCACACGCCTTAGGCAAAGATCAAAAAGCTCTGTTATCTATCTGATGTGGACAAACACGTTGGCAACTACCGTATTTGGGATCGAGGTCTGCTCATTAATTTGTAATATGCAATCAAAACGTTATTTACAACAGGTTTGCTATGCATCCGCACAAACAGTGGCGCTTGTGCCTTTCAGCTGGCCCCACTCTCGGCGGGAGACGTTGATCTTAATCGGCGTGATTAGTTTTGACGGGGTCTCTCCGTGGGCGCTCTCCTCTAATGGATGGACTGATTCTGTGTCGTGGAGGGAAACGCAGCAGATGCACGGGGTTATATAAATTGTCGTTTTCTCCACCAGTGTCATCTgtgaggacagaggggggacaTCAGTTTCGTTCACAGAAAGAACGGTCAAGTGTCAACTTTGGTGAGTGTTAACATGCAGAGAGTCGAAAGGGTGGACAGGCTGCTCAGGCAGACCTGAAATCATCTCAATGTGGCCCATTCCTTCAGACTAACCAGTCAAATGTGTGATTCCGAGTGAAATTTCTCAGTCAGTAAACATCTCCGTTTTTGCACCCAAAATACGTCTACAGTAAAGACAAGGTGCTGAACAAAGTGTTGCTCCACGCAAATTGGGACGCCGTGCCCCACAGCCACGATTAATGGCTTTCTCCTGAAATTGGCCTTGCAATTTAACTGCATCTCCTCGGGCCGGGGATTCAGAGAGGAAGGGTGAGAAACAGACATAAATACGGAGACAAAGAAAGGTGGAGAGATTGTCAGTTTGCGCAGGTTTTACTTTTCAATTATTGCTGTCTTCAAGTAAAACTCCTGCTTCTGTATTTCTGTCAGAAACATAGCTGGGGAATGACTTCCGTTTGTGTTTCACTCCGGCCAATAGGCTTTAAATTAGACTAGCCTATCTGCTTTTCTCTTTCTAATCCATTGAAATTTAGTTATAGTTGTATGTAAATAGTCCAAAGAAAAACCATGGAGGAGTGGGGTGCTAGTCagctgctaacacacacacacacaaacacacacacacacacacacacactctataacACACATGCTCAGTGATGAGAAAACCACGCAGTGGACAGCTTATATTCATGTTCTCAGCTCCCTCTCCTGGTTAATATCAGTTATTACACCTTGTTACTGGTTCCAGTTAGTTTCTGAATTTCAGTTTCCATTCATCTAAGCAGTAGTTATACAACTAGACATCAACTAGTTTAATAAATAGTAGTGCAAACATGTTTATTCTGTGCTTTCTCTGACCCATTCATCAAGTGATGCACCAATTCCTTGGGAAGTTAATTTATTAGTCAGTATAACACAGCTCACTGAGAACGTTCAACTTTGTGACCCaataaaacaaatgtaaacCTTACAAAAACTACAAGAACTATGCTTCTCATATCAGTAAACGAGCAATAATCATTACCCTGGTCTCAAACCTGCCTACccgtcatttacatttacattttgtcatttagcagacgctcttatccagatcgacttacagtaagtacagggacattctccccgagacaagtagggtgaagtgccttgcccaaggaggacggccgggaatcgaaccaacaaccttctgattaatagttccgactccctaaccgctcagccatctgacccccaacaTGTAATGCACTTCATCCCACCAAATTCATTTAGTAAGACAACAAAGGGTGATTGTGTGTCTGATTCAAGGGGATAAGGTGAGGGCAGCTGATAGATGACGACAGTGTAGAAAGGATCAAAACAAACAGATTCAAAGTAGTAGATTCGAAGAACACACATTTCCACAGCAACCCATAAAGCAACAATTAGTGGTGCACCTTGCACAACCCCGTTGCATAATATACACACCTACGCAATAATGATCTGATTCAAATCCTACTGCTACAGTACTGTGTAGGAAAATCCCCACAGTCGCTTCAGTTAGATACGGGGACAATACCAGGACATCCCTGAGCACCCCATGCTAAACCAGTAAAAAAAAGGTGCAATCTCTGGCCTCGTGCACTGAGAAAGAAGTACCTGCGATGTGAGTTcacgagcagacagacagacttccATTGCCGTCTGAACCCCACCTACAAACATGACCTCCTCCATCTGCTCAAAAGTTCATTTTTAGTTTGCCCCCTCTGACCTCTCAGACTAGTTGGTCTGTGTTTACCTCTACAGCAAGAACGGTGTGCGGAATTTCAAGTAGGTCAGTAAGGTCGGTTACAACGGGCCCCATCTAGGAGGTTTCTACAATCGGGTTCACTTTGAGTTAGGTCGGACTGTCCTTCAGTCTGTAGATGTTCAGCCTGTAGATGAGAGCCCCAGGGGGGAATCTCACTACAAGAGGTCAGTCTCCTTGAGGGCTGGATACGGGGCGTCGATCTGCACAGCCTGCTCTTCTCTCCCAGTGCGCCGCGCTAGTCATACAGAGGACAGCACCTCCCCCGacgcctccctctgtctctccctctcctctctctccttccgctGGGCCCGCTCCACGTCCATGACCGTGAAGGTGCGTTCGGCGACCAGCTGGTCGCGCTCGGCGGCGAGGGAGGCCTGGACCTCGTGGTACTTggcggaggggaaggaggactTGGAGAGCGCCTCGGCGTAGCGCTGTTTCAGCTCCGGGTCGGGGCAGAACAGGTAGTCGTAGAGGCCTGCCGCCAGGGCCCCGCCCAGCACCGGACCCACCCAGTACACCTGAGACAGGGGACACAAGCATCCAGtcgttggtgtgtgtctggggggagggggtgttttTGAGAGGGGTTTAGTTAGCTGGACTGtccgtgtgcgcgtgtgtgggggggttgtttGTGTTAGAGAGACTGGGCTGGCGGAACTTTGAAAACACTGTAACGTCTGTCTAATGTTAGCAGTGTCATTTAAGTGGGGCAGGGGGGCAAAAGGGGGGCAATGAGGGCTTCAGAAAGACTTGGCACAGGTTCCAAGTAAGATCAGATCAAGATCTTTTATTTTTAACTGCTGCGGCTGGGGTTCAAAAGCGAGGAGCAGCATAACTTCACACCTGTCAAGCACATCGTGAAATCCGTTTATGGACTGATACTTTGGCTTCGCTGGGTTTCGACAGGGTGAGTCACTTGACGTGCTCATGTCTAcacatccatgtctctgtctacATACATGTCCACGTCTACCGCCGTGCATTTGTGAGGCTATTCTTATGTTACAGGGATGCTATCTCGGATGATTTACGGTTGGGAATGCGGTCCCGTCTGATGACCTGTGGCCCGTGGCCTTTCTTATGTTGCAGCTCCTGCAAAGGAAGCTCTCAGCAGGGGGTCGATGACAGCACGGTTAGCCAAGACACTGTGAACCTCTCTGGCCTCATCACTCTGGCGCTGTTTGGTATGGGtgcatgttctgtgtgtgtgtgaggttgtgaacgggacatagagagagagagagagcgagagagggagaaagcgagagagagagagagtgaacgtGAGAAAGAAAGGACGAAAGGAAGAGATAAAATGATGGAAAGAGAAtgatggaaagagaaaaagatggaaacagggggaagagagagagagagcgtttgTGAACGTGACCCGTGCGGCTGACTAAAATCAAATAACACCGTCTGGCAGAAACTCTGGGTGTGCCAGCCAATAAGCAGACACTTAtgcaacaaacacaaaacagcCAAAATGTGGACCCCAAAGGATGTATTTTTCTACTGGCTCTGAATCCATGTTTAGCtgaactaaaatgacaaaacaatcTGTAAAATGAACGTTTTGGCTGGCTTTAACCAAATGAAAACGAGGTCGATTTCTACAGTGTGTTCCTCCCCGTGCCTGTGTATAAGGGAAGTGTAGTTAAGAGGGCGGTTGTACTCGGTCGTGTTCTACCCAGTGGTTCTCCCAGCTCCAGGTGACCATGGCAGGGCCAAAGGAGCGGGCCGGATTCATGCTGGCACCAGTGTAGGGGATCTAAAAGAAGAACAGAGACAcgtgacacacacatccaagcacACACGGGGTTAACCCATCCCAACTGACAACATGTCACGACATGGAGGAAGTGAGGACACTGAACGAAAGCCAGGCGGAGGGAAAACACCAGAATAATGTCCAGATGAATTTCAGGAACATTCCATCTAGTGATACCCGAGTCCCCCCCAGGCCATATCACCATCCCCTAGCTCCACCATGTATGTAACGAATCTGGCAAGCAACACCCCACGGGGGAGTGTACCTAAATAACCTGTGGGGGGAACTAGAGGGAAGGTAGATCCACCAAAAAACATCCGGGCAGACCcatgaatgtgtttttttcaaGGCCAAGTGTTGTTTTTTGTAAGTTGATTCTATGCCTCATGATTTATTGAATATTCAAATGACCTTCTGAATTCCTTACTTGTTTTTTCAATTTGATTTACTTCCCAAACTAAGAAAAATGGGACACTAACATGGCCCTGAGATGGACTCACGGCAAACAGGTGTCCGATGCACACCGCCAGGCCGATCGCCAGGCCGGAGGAGCCTCTGAGGTCATCGCGCTTGGGGTCGCAGGTGGCGAAGACGGTGAACACCAGCTCGAAGGTGATGAAGAGCTCCACGACCAGGGCGTGGCCGACCGAGATGTCGGCGTTGACCTGTGGGAAGCGAGTATTCAGAGGGGCCACGTCCACGTGCATGCCTTCGCAGTAGAACCACCTcagccccccttcacccctccaCTTTGACACCCCTAAAAAGGTCAACCAAAACACCCGCCCACCCTAACCTCCAAGCCTCTTACCGTGGTCACCCCCATGCCGCCCCTGACCGAGGCCGGCGTCACCCCGTAGAGGACGGCCGCTCCCACCACGGCGCCCAGACACTGCCCCGCCAGGTAGAAGACGCCCTTGGCCAGGCTGAGCCTGCGGGTGACCACCATGGCGGCGGTGACGGCCGGGTTGATGTGCGCGCCGCTGATGTGTCCGAAGCACTGCACCAGGGTGGCGATGCTCAGGCCGAAGCACAGGGAGATCAGCACCAGGTCCGGAGGGGGCGGCCTCTCCTCTCCGGCCGCCCAGTTGACGGTGGAGCCCAGGCTCAGCAGCACAAAGATCAGCGTGGCCAGGAACTCGGCCCCCACGCAGCGCCAGAACTCCTGGGTCCATATCCCCTTGAAGGCTGCCATGACAGGGCCTCGACCGCAGCAGGAGAGCAAGCCGACGCCTGAGGGCTTTCCGCGGCACAGGGAAACACACGTGGAGCAACAcgtcctggagaggagagatacgAGACGAAAAAAGAAGAATTGAGAAGAGAGTTTTCGAGTTGCTTGGCAGATGGTGGCCTATATAGGCTAAGGGTTATCATAATAGCACGGTTGTCAAAGCGGGGAGAAGCTAATGAGAACGTCTGCTGGTTCGTGTATTAGCGTCAGTGCACTGGCAGAGTTGGGCATGAAACCAGGCCCCGTAGCGCATTATAATAGGCTCTCTGTCTATTGTGAAGCCTTGGGCCGTACGGCACACGGTCCTTTTCCATGCGTTATGTGGATGGAAATCCATTCCATTGGAGTGACTCGACGCGCATTACACTGGGCTAAAAGCTTAAACGGGAAAATAACATTCTGAACATGTTTAGTAAAAGCAACGTTGATTGTAAGGATATAGGCTACGCAGGGAGAACTGTGTACTGTAATTGTTTCTGACAGAACATTGGGGAGCAACACGGAGGAACTTGGCCAAAATAACGAGCACAATCGAGTCATGAATACCCATAAAAACACATGTAGCCCACATCcatgttaataaagtaaaaACACTGGACAGGCAATAAGTACATcacaaaacaatacaaaaatGTCGGTAATGAAGTAACTTATCGAGGAATTGTGCGGGTAATTCTGTCAAAACATTGATTAACTACTAGTACAAAGGTATAAGCTGTACTCTACAGTAAAGCTGGAAGAGAAGTATGATTAATGTGTTACTTACGTGAAAATTAATCAAAGGAAAGGTTTGTGGGTGCTGTAGCCTGAGTTCTAACGATCAAAAACCAAGCGTCTCCACCCCGTTATGCGTCTGGGTGAATTAACAAATTCAAACTGTTGAATGGGCTGCTTAGCATATTGCGCTGAAGATAACTAAAACCATCACTATAAACATCAATACAATTATCTTTAATATGACCAATCATATTGCATATGAAATGGAAATATAATCACAACTGCATTAATGTGCTGTTGGCACGCAGCATGTTTAGTATCCTAATATATCAGGCTATGCATACATACAATCAAAGTTGCTTACTTCTGTATTCAGTGCACTGTGCAATTTTGATGGTGCTGAACCTGGAGAAAACTGATAAGCTGCAAGACTGAacaaatatttttacattttgtacATGTACTGTTATGTTCTCCTTTTCACAAGAATAGAGCTGAACATGCTAAACACTGTCTTCGTGGAACATGTCCTTAACTCCCTCAACGGATACAGTTGTTGCAAAAACCTCTCCAAAACAAGTCTGAAATGGTCCACTGGCCACAAGCATTCAAGCGTAGGCTACTTTTTCAACTCTGATAAGACTGCTACAGATGCGCAGCACATCGGTCAAACATTCCAAAAGAGAAAACAACAATGATTAAATGTCGGTATCGCGACATTTCACCCCTAAAAATGCATACACGCTGCATCTCCCTGGCGCGCCTTGCAGCTGTACTCACCTCAGACGATCTAATGCCCCGCTTTCAGTCATGCCTTCGACGCAACcctgattgtgtgtatgtgtgtgtgtttctttatatgactgtctctgtgtgtgttactgtttaTGGTTTCTCTTAAACTTCCTCCAGAGTCGGGTTACCGATCCGTCCATTACATGCTGTTGGCAGCGCAGGACCAGGGTGGACCTCCAGCAATTAACGTCCTACGGTTCTGGACGGGTATATTGGACTAGGAATGTACTCTGATTCATTCACaaggacactcacacacacggaccccgcgcgcacacacacacatccacaaacaacAGACTTATAAGAgacaaaaaataacaaatggAAGAAACGGTATGCAGTTGTGATAGCGTTTCAGATAACTGAAACAACGTGCTACAGTTCTTATCACACTGCAAACAAAGCCACCGCAAACTGGACGTTCAGAGACAACAATGAGCAAAAATCAACCATGCAGTGACTGTACAGTACCACAACTTTGTGATTTTATGTGCGTTTGAGATAGCGTGTGTGCAAGTTCATTGCTTTGGTTGCATGAGTGCTTCATTATGTTAATGACCCAGGCCCTCTAATGGCTAAATGCTCATCGGCAGTTGACAATGCCTGCAGTGTTCATCTTTGTTCATCCAAAcacaggaaaggagagagagaagagtttgAGCGAGCATCAAAACAGTCCCTTTCCCATCCTACAAACCCCGACCAGCTTCacaacaccctcacacacacctcctccctcatgTCCCTTCTCAGAGTTACATAAAACTTACATAATCTCCTCTTCTTTGGATGGAAAATCCAGTCAGGCGAGATCCTCTGTACCGATGTGTTGTAGACCACATTGCCATCAGCCTTTGAGGCACAGACGATAGAAAGTATGTGTCGGACAAAATACAGTATGTTTGTGAAGTTTGTATAACCGTGCATGTGTCCACATGGGATTTCAAATCAATTCAATTCACTTCACTGATCCCAAAGAAAACAGAAGTGTTCAGGTTCTTCTGTGCGAATACAATGTATCTGTGCGTATTTGTACACAttttaaaaatatttgaatgtaCTGCTTTGTGGGGGTCTCCACTTGCATCTCCGTTGAAACCGAAGCATCTTGTGTTGACAGTCAGCAGAGGTGCATTACGTGCGTCTGAAAGTGTTGATAACGTCTCTCCATTCTCAGCCTGGTTACACATACCAGAGACACCTAGCCAGACTGACATGAACCCTGACCTCGAAGCAGACCAGCAGTGAGACCACCCACACAGAGCCACAGGCGCCCCACTCGGGATCCCCCGACGGTGAAACATCCATAGCCATACCTTGACCGTCAACAGCCCACACTTAGTTCTGGCTTTCCCCAGTCATGTCCAAGTCTGCAGTCCTGTGCTGTTCCTCGGCATACAGTACCACCATGCTCTCACCATCCACCTTCAGCTGggcctgagagacagagagagagagcgagagagagagcgagagagagagagagagagagagagagagagagagagcgagagagagagagagagagagagagagagagagagagagagagagagagagagcggtccTGGGATGCACACATAAACCTGTTTGAGCAGAACCAACATTGACAGGATGGAGAATAGGGGGAGAAAACTGGGGGAGGGCCAGGGAGTTGGGGGGGGTGGCGGCACGTATGAAGCCAAagagttggggtgggggggagagagagaaggcagaggagagattCTACACCCCTTTTGTATGTGTGCAAGCAAGCATGTATGTGCGCGCGTGCAGGTGCACCGACTGAGTCGGCAGACGCGCATTATTCATTCGTGCCAGGTGTATGGTCAATTTGTCAGCCGGAGTAAGTGGTCCCCACGtacacaaaccaacacacacacacacacagacacacacagacacacacacacacacacacacagacacacacagacacacacatacagacacacacagacacacaccgctctggcccctctctccctactctcCAGCCCACTTCCACAGGGCTGAATGGAGTGGAGGAGACAGCTGGAAAGGACTCTCCAAACACACTTCTCTCTAATCcccttcctgccctcccctccttcaccctccactCCTTGTGGAGACCCCATTTCCCCCTCGCTCGCTGGGAGCTCCAAGGTACCCATGCCCAGGCCGCCATGGGGATGAGACTCACTGGACCAAATCCCCTTGTTGAcgagtatgtgggtgtgtgtgtgtgtactgggtgTGAACTTGACGGGTGTGAACTTGACGTCGCCGACGGAGAAGCAGGCAGTGCTGATGGATCATCACTATGAGCCACTGATCCATGCAGGCAGGAATCCGTTGTTCTGAGTTCGATTAGTTTGGCCTGGCGAACGTAGCTCGTTGTCAAACCACACACGCAACCCCGACTGAGCTGCTAATCTGGGGGTCTGACTGGgagccagaacacacacactgacacataatGTAAGAAAATCAGGTTCTGTGGTTTGATTAGTCGTCTTTGAAAACGAATGCAGACAGATAAATCTAACCTCGCCAAGGATAGGGACATCCCTGTGACTGAGTAGAGAGAGTACCACTAGGGCTGTGGAGCTAACGcagcggcccgggttcgattccggcTTGGGTCAAgttctgcatgtcttccccacTATCTCTTTCTTATATTTCCTGTTTACCTCCAACTGTCTCGGTCCAAATAGACCAACATATACAGTATCTTCCAGAAAAACAGGGTCATATATTTATAATAGGCAAAACAAGGCCCTCTTGTGCCAGAAAAAGTAATTGCATTTCTCGTCAATTATCATCGAAatacatttcaaccatttcctATCCATATGGATATGAACCGATTGCTCCATATAAACATTTACTGAAAGCAAAGAATTGGAAGATTAATCTGCAAACAATCTCCATCTAGTTAAGCCCTTTCCAACCATGCTCCTGGAGAGAAACTGTTCCTGATGGTTTTTGCTCCGATCCCTTTTCAGCACACCTGATTACCAGTTAGTTGTAGGCAACCAGCTGAACCGGGCTAATTCCCACTGGGGCTGTAGTAACATCATACAGGACGAAATCACTCCAGGAACAACTTGAGACGCCCGCTATGGTTCAGCACAGTGACAGGTGCAAGCAGTGTCAGGTAGTGTGCCACCAGAGGGCAGTAGCGTACCATCCCGCTGGTCTGTACTCCAGACACTGTGGAGATTCACTCCCACATTggttcagatctctctctctctccctctcctccaattTAATGTGCAGAGGTGattaatatctctctctcttttaccccccctccccctcctctctctttggctccatctctctctctctcaatcacgCATGCCATAAGGGATACTCTGCAAGTCAGGGACTGGATGATTGATTCTGACATTTCCACTGGCTGATCATTGAGACTTTTCCTCTCCCTGAATATGAATATGTGTAAATTTCTCCCCATGTGTTTTCATTAGTCTGTTGGTCTATGTGCGCGGTTCGCTTAGCATGCATGTATTCAACGTACATAGACACGCGTgcccattaacacacacacacgcacacacacatcccccgcaaacacacacgcagcacgtcaacacaaacacacacacacatgaaagttTTGATGTATCTCCGTTCAATATTCCATTACTGCAGCATGTAGCCTCTGGCCCCTATGACCTGACATTGTAGCCAATAACACGACACCACCATGACTACAGACCCCCTGTGGAGCACCTGGGTGCAGGTCTTGAGAAGGAAAGAGACTTCCTACCGCCATAATCAGGATATAGTGTAGCTGCAGTCGATACATCGCACAACGTGACATTAATGAGAAAAAATATGGATAATATATGGAGGGAAGTTGCGCTGAAAAGGGAAGCatgcttcagtgtgtgtgtgtgtatgtgtgtgtgcctcaaaCGAGGCCACTGTGTCATAGTTACAGGGCTGGCTAGATCATGCCTGCAGCCATACATAATGGAGAAGGAAGGATCGATAGAGTTGGTGACGGTGCCCCCTGTACTTGGCTGCATCCCTCTGGATGGGGGTCGCCCGGGCGGAGAGAAACCCAGCTGaacagcccccaccccaccgccccccccccccccccccccccccccccccgccccatccGAAGATGGAGTGCCGCCACCCCAAAAGCACGCCCCTCCCCTGCCGTCTGCCGGGGAAGGCCAATCTTCGCAATTCACAAACACATTATCGAGACGCTTATGAATTTCGCTTGAGCTCTAGAGGCCGGGGCTGAAAAAGAGGCCAATCTCAAACACTCACACCCCGCTTTCATGTCATCCATCTTCTTAATTGCGATGGGATTTCAAGTTAAAAAGCGCGGCCTTATATCTCTGCGATGTAAAATAGAATGATCTACaaaacactcacgcacacacacacacacaattgggtCTCCGATGGAAAACAAATAAACCTTGTTCCTTCGGGCACAGCTGTAACTGGTGCTGTTCAGAATTCACGGCCACATTTTCCCCGCTATCATCGTGGAAATgatttctctgtgtgtatgtgtgcacggcTTGGGGAATGAGATGCTTTTGCgcgtgcgcgcg
The sequence above is a segment of the Hypomesus transpacificus isolate Combined female chromosome 26, fHypTra1, whole genome shotgun sequence genome. Coding sequences within it:
- the aqp4 gene encoding aquaporin-4, with product MTESGALDRLRTCCSTCVSLCRGKPSGVGLLSCCGRGPVMAAFKGIWTQEFWRCVGAEFLATLIFVLLSLGSTVNWAAGEERPPPPDLVLISLCFGLSIATLVQCFGHISGAHINPAVTAAMVVTRRLSLAKGVFYLAGQCLGAVVGAAVLYGVTPASVRGGMGVTTVNADISVGHALVVELFITFELVFTVFATCDPKRDDLRGSSGLAIGLAVCIGHLFAIPYTGASMNPARSFGPAMVTWSWENHWVYWVGPVLGGALAAGLYDYLFCPDPELKQRYAEALSKSSFPSAKYHEVQASLAAERDQLVAERTFTVMDVERAQRKEREERERQREASGEVLSSV